ATATTTATACAAATTACTCACGATTAAATATAGATTATCTTACTTTTACAAAACTTGATGAAACAAGAAGTTTTGGAAACTTAATATCTTTTGCTCATAAAACAAAAAAATCAATTACTTATTTTTCTATAGGACAAAATGTTCCTGATGATTTAATTGTTTCTGATTCCTCTTTCTTAATTGATTGTTTTATGAATAATTCATGTGTTAGGAGATAAATAATTGTTTAATTCAATCTCTGCACAAGCTAGTAAACTTGTAAGTTTAACTAAAAGTAAATCAGTTGTCTCAAAAACCAAACTATTAACAATTACCTCTGGAAAAGGTGGTGTTGGAAAATCAACTTTTACTGCAAATATGGCATATCTTCTTGCAAGAAGAGGTTTTAAAGTTGCAGTAATTGATGCTGATATTGGTCTTGCAAATATGCAAGTTCTTTTTGATATAAAGCCAAGATATTCATTATTTGATTATATTGAGGGACGAAATACTATAGAAGAGGTAATCTCTCCTACTGCATATGAAAATATATCTTTAATTGCTGGAAAAAGTGGATATCAATATTCAAGTTTAAAAACATCATTAGTTCTAACAAGAATTGTTGATGATGTAAAAAGTTTAAACAATTTTGATTATATTATTATTGATACAGGAGCTGGATTAAACGAATATGTTCAAGAATTCTTATCAATATCTGATAATATCTTAGCTTTAACCACAACTGATCCTTCAGCCTTAACAGACGTTTATGCCTTAATAAAAATGTTATCAAAAGATAAAGAAAAATTGCTAATATGTTTTAATCATACAAAAAATTATAATATTGGTGAAACAATTTCCAAATCTTTAGTAAATTTAGCTAAAAAAAATAGGTTAAATTCAAATTTTATGGTAAAATATATAGGAAATGTGTCGACATCTGCAAATATTTCAACAACATCAAGGTTAAGAAAACTATTTGTGCAAGAGTTTACTCACGATGAAATAACTCTTCAATTGCAAAAAATTATTGATATATTATTAAAAGAGATAAAGTAGTTATAGGTTAGTTTGTGCTAATAAGTAAGCAGAATATGGGTTTAATTATATTAGGAAAGATATGGTTGTAGAAAGATTTTCTCAAAATCTTATTAATAGTGGTATATTTAGACTATATATAGCTACAGGTTTCTTTGCCACTCTTATTTTCTTTGTAATTAATGCTGATTTATTTACTCCTTTAGAAATGATATTTGGAATAATGGGTGTTACTATTGTTCTTAAAGGTATTACAAATATGATGCTCTCTTTACTAATCCTTCTTTTTAATCTTGACAATAAAAGAGATGAGTTGAAATTTAAATACAATGAAGATAAAATAGATGCAATGTTAGCAGAACTAAGTGTGCATGAAGCGCAAAATCAAGTTGATAAAAAAACTTCAGATAAATAAAGGGAATT
This sequence is a window from Halarcobacter bivalviorum. Protein-coding genes within it:
- a CDS encoding AAA family ATPase, which produces MFNSISAQASKLVSLTKSKSVVSKTKLLTITSGKGGVGKSTFTANMAYLLARRGFKVAVIDADIGLANMQVLFDIKPRYSLFDYIEGRNTIEEVISPTAYENISLIAGKSGYQYSSLKTSLVLTRIVDDVKSLNNFDYIIIDTGAGLNEYVQEFLSISDNILALTTTDPSALTDVYALIKMLSKDKEKLLICFNHTKNYNIGETISKSLVNLAKKNRLNSNFMVKYIGNVSTSANISTTSRLRKLFVQEFTHDEITLQLQKIIDILLKEIK